In Geothermobacter hydrogeniphilus, the DNA window GCCTGCGGCCAGTTCGCCGACCGCTGCCAGCCTGCTGGCCTGTTCATGCTCGGTACGCAACCGGTATTCTTCGGTGACGTCCGAGGCAATCCGGATAACACCACGTATTCCATCTCCCTTGAGATTCTTCAAAGGAAAGGCTTTGACACTCTGAATACGTCCACCATCTTCCAGTTCAATATCTTCGCAGGGCTGCCCGGTTCGAAACACGCAGCAGACCGGACAGCGCTCTTCGGCAAAACTGCACTGATGCATGGCAACCGGTCCCGAATTGTCCCGGCCGGCAAACCGGTCCGGACCGGCCGCGCCGCCGGCGCGGTTAGCCCAGACGATTTGTCGCTGCTGATTGATCAGGGAAATCGAGTTGGGGATACCATCAAGGATGGTTCTGAATTCTGAACTCAACCGCCGGTAACGAATCTCGTTTTCCTGCCGCAGTTGGGCTGACTGCGCCAGCCGGTCCATGATCAGGTAGATCAGGGCCGCCGACAACAGGCTGAAAACCAATGTCCAGACGAGGAATGTGTAGGCGGTGCGCTCCCCCTCAGCGTAGATCCGCCGCTCCATCCGCATCGTCAGCACCGGCCCGAACTTTCCGGCAATGTCGAACAACAGGGCATGTCCGACGATGGTTTTTTTATCAACCGGGGCCGACACGATGTGCAGGTCATCCTCACCGGTCACCAGTCGGGAAGGGTTGCGATTGCGGGTTCGTTCAACCTGCTCGGGGTTCCAGAATTCTAGTTGCAGATCAAGATGGATACGTTGCGACAGGCTGGCAAGACTGGCGGTGGAAAACCGCCGCCCCATGATCAGGGTGCCGCGCGAAGGCCCCGTCCCCCGGCTGTCAAGAATCGGCTGCAGGGCCACCATCCACAAACTGTTGCCCGCGTGAAATAATCCGGACACACCCTCTCCAGAAGAATGATCCAGCGTTTTGGCGCTTTGAACCAGCAGTCGCACCGTTTCAGAATCCGGATAAAGAGATGAAGAATCTGCTTCCCGCTCTCCTTTCCAGACCACATTCCCATCTCGATCGAGCAGTAACAGCAAGTTCAGTTGCAGGCCGTCCAAGGTTCCTTCGGAAAGGTTCGATACCAGAAAACGGGGGTTGCGATCGACCATATAGCGGTAACAATCGTCCCATTCAGCCCAGTCCATCGCCAGCAACTGCAGGCTGTCGACATCGTGATAGATGGCATTAAAAGCGCGGGTCAGATTGTCATGCAGAACCTGACGTTCCAGACGGGTGAAGTTCTCCAGATAGAATTTGCGCGACAGCTGGTAGAGACCGAGGTTCAGCAACAGAACCAGGACCAGCAGCAGCATGATTTTATCCGGACGAAAAATGACGCGCATGAAAAACGAGGGCCTCCAACACCAGCATCAATGCATAAAACGACAGCAATTTACCTGCCAGAAGTCCTCTTGTAACAAAAAAATGGGCGAAAGGGCAAAGGCGAAATTTACTACTCGGCCTTAAAGTAAAAGGGCCGCCCCATCGGGACGACCCTTTTACTTTGCCTGTTGCAGTTCCTCAGCAGTGCTGGATATTGCTCATCCCTACCATGGGGTAACCTTGTTCCAGCCGTTACCCACTCCCGGAGTATCCCGGGTATCACTCGGATCATTGCCCCCGAGACGGTGGCAGTTCTGGGCACTGGTCCAGTTGGAAATCGAACGTCCAGTGTTATTCGAACCCGAAGTTGCCGTCTGATAATTATTGTCCCAGGTGTTGTGCTTGGTATCGAGACAGTTGGTCTGCATCAACTTCGGCAGACGACTGGCGTGCGGGTTGTGACACTTGGAACAACTGAACTTGTGGTACTGCGTCTGGGTGGTGGCCCCGGTCTCGTCAACACCCCATTCATCAGTGTTGTATTTCCGCGGCCGAGTGTTGCCAGGATCGACTGCCGGGGTGTAATTATGGGCCTTGCTATTTTCAGAACGGAAACCCCAGTTGCCATTATCAGCCGGATCTGTCATCCCCTGGAAGTGCATGAAGGGGTTGTCACTGTAGCCGGTCTGGCCACCTCGGGCATCAAAGACATTGAACGCCGCCGATCCGGTTCCGCCGATAACAGCGTTACTGTGGCCGTTGGTACCGACCCAGAGCCCTTCACCGGTGGTCTTGTCCATGGCATCGACATTGGTGCCATGACAGAGGGTACACAGACCGGCCGAAGACGCCAGCGTCCAGCCGGCGGTCGGGTTGCCGCTGTTCTGGTCGATCCAGTAACCGCCCATGGTGGCCTGGGCCGCCGACCCCCTGGGAACACCACCCCAGGTATTGGTATTGGGGTAGACCGTCCCGGACTGCGGGGCGCCGTCCTCCTTGTAGGGATTACCCATCCAGGTGCCGCGCA includes these proteins:
- a CDS encoding CHASE4 domain-containing protein; this encodes MRVIFRPDKIMLLLVLVLLLNLGLYQLSRKFYLENFTRLERQVLHDNLTRAFNAIYHDVDSLQLLAMDWAEWDDCYRYMVDRNPRFLVSNLSEGTLDGLQLNLLLLLDRDGNVVWKGEREADSSSLYPDSETVRLLVQSAKTLDHSSGEGVSGLFHAGNSLWMVALQPILDSRGTGPSRGTLIMGRRFSTASLASLSQRIHLDLQLEFWNPEQVERTRNRNPSRLVTGEDDLHIVSAPVDKKTIVGHALLFDIAGKFGPVLTMRMERRIYAEGERTAYTFLVWTLVFSLLSAALIYLIMDRLAQSAQLRQENEIRYRRLSSEFRTILDGIPNSISLINQQRQIVWANRAGGAAGPDRFAGRDNSGPVAMHQCSFAEERCPVCCVFRTGQPCEDIELEDGGRIQSVKAFPLKNLKGDGIRGVIRIASDVTEEYRLRTEHEQASRLAAVGELAAGVAHEINNPNGMIQMNLGLVADVWNDLQPLLDEAEEADPDLRLGGLGIVRLRQEFPELLQDMHHASLRIKGIVEDLKGFVRRQDDATLCEVDLNEVYRTAVRLLNNQIKKSGASFREVLADHLPMVYGQFRQLEQVVINLVMNACQAIEKPGALLEIRTWHDLAAGEVVLVVEDGGKGIAPADLERITDPFFTTRRTEGGTGLGLSVSGRIIKEHGGRLLFRSEVGKGTTAELRLPVAERDE